A single Muntiacus reevesi chromosome 9, mMunRee1.1, whole genome shotgun sequence DNA region contains:
- the ACAT1 gene encoding acetyl-CoA acetyltransferase, mitochondrial isoform X1: MPVLAALLRRGARGRGPLLQRRVQEIRYAERSYVSKPTLNEVVIVSATRTPIGSFLGSLSSLPATKLGSIAIQGAIEKAGIPKEEVKEAYMGNVLQGGEGQAPTRQAVLGAGLPISTPCTTINKVCASGMKAIMMASQNLMCGHQDVMVAGGMESMSNVPYVMNRGATPYGGVKLEDLIVKDGLTDVYNKIHMGNCAENTAKKLSIVREEQDAYALNSYTRSKAAWEAGRFGNEVVPVTITEKGKPDVVVKEDEEYKRVDFSKIPKLKTVFQRENGTVTAANASTLNDGAAAVVLMTADAAKRLGVKPLARIAAFADAAVEPIDFPIAPAYAVPKVLKDAGLKKEDISMWEVNEAFSLVVLANIKMLEIDPQKVNINGGAVSLGHPIGMSGARIVVHLAHALKQGEYGLASICNGGGGASAMLIQKL, from the exons GAAATAAGGTATGCGGAGCGAAGTTATGTATCAAAACCCACTTTGAAT GAAGTGGTCATAGTAAGTGCTACAAGAACACCCATTGGATCCTTTCTAGGCAGTCTTTCGTCTCTGCCAGCCACTAAACTTGGTTCCATTGCGATTCAGGGAGCCATTGAAAAGGCAG ggattccaaaagaagaagtgaaagaaGCATACATGGGCAATGTTCTACAAGGAGGTGAAGGACAGGCCCCTACAAGACAAGCAGTACTGGGTGCAG GCTTACCTATTTCTACTCCGTGTACCACTATAAACAAAGTTTGTGCCTCAGGAATGAAAGCCATCATGATGGCCTCTCAGAATCTTATGTGTGGACATCAG GACGTGATGGTGGCAGGTGGGATGGAGAGCATGTCCAATGTCCCCTATGTAATGAACAGAGGAGCAACACCATATGGTGGAGTAAAGCTTGAAGATTTGATTGTAAAGGATGGACTCACTGATGTCTACAATAAAATTCATATG GGCAACTGTGCTGAAAATACTGCAAAGAAGCTGAGCATTGTACGAGAGGAACAGGATGCTTATGCTCTTAATTCCTACACCAGGAGTAAAGCGGCATGGGAAGCTGGAAGATTTGGAAATGAAGTTGTTCCTGTCACAATTACAGAAAAAG gTAAACCAGATGTAGTGGTAAAGGAAGATGAAGAATATAAACGTGTTGATTTTAGCAAAATTCCAAAGCTgaagacagttttccaaagagaaaatg GAACAGTGACAGCTGCCAATGCCAGCACGCTGAATGATGGAGCAGCCGCTGTGGTTCTGATGACCGCAGATGCAGCCAAGAGGCTCGGTGTTAAACCACTGGCAAGAATAGCAG cATTTGCTGATGCTGCTGTAGAACCTATTGATTTTCCAATTGCACCTGCATATGCCGTTCCTAAG gttcttaaagatgcaggtttgaaaaAAGAAGATATTAGTATGTGGGAAGTAAATGAAGCCTTCAGTCTGGTCGTACTGGCAAACATTAAAATGCTAGAGATTGATCCCCAAAAAGTGAATATCAACGGAGGAGCTGTTTCTCTTGGACATCCGATTGG GATGTCTGGAGCCAGAATCGTTGTCCATTTGGCTCATGCATTGAAGCAGGGAGAATATGGTCTTGCCAGTATCTGCAATGGAGGAGGAGGCGCTTCCGCCATGCTGATCCAGAAACTGTAG
- the ACAT1 gene encoding acetyl-CoA acetyltransferase, mitochondrial isoform X2, which produces MGNVLQGGEGQAPTRQAVLGAGLPISTPCTTINKVCASGMKAIMMASQNLMCGHQDVMVAGGMESMSNVPYVMNRGATPYGGVKLEDLIVKDGLTDVYNKIHMGNCAENTAKKLSIVREEQDAYALNSYTRSKAAWEAGRFGNEVVPVTITEKGKPDVVVKEDEEYKRVDFSKIPKLKTVFQRENGTVTAANASTLNDGAAAVVLMTADAAKRLGVKPLARIAAFADAAVEPIDFPIAPAYAVPKVLKDAGLKKEDISMWEVNEAFSLVVLANIKMLEIDPQKVNINGGAVSLGHPIGMSGARIVVHLAHALKQGEYGLASICNGGGGASAMLIQKL; this is translated from the exons ATGGGCAATGTTCTACAAGGAGGTGAAGGACAGGCCCCTACAAGACAAGCAGTACTGGGTGCAG GCTTACCTATTTCTACTCCGTGTACCACTATAAACAAAGTTTGTGCCTCAGGAATGAAAGCCATCATGATGGCCTCTCAGAATCTTATGTGTGGACATCAG GACGTGATGGTGGCAGGTGGGATGGAGAGCATGTCCAATGTCCCCTATGTAATGAACAGAGGAGCAACACCATATGGTGGAGTAAAGCTTGAAGATTTGATTGTAAAGGATGGACTCACTGATGTCTACAATAAAATTCATATG GGCAACTGTGCTGAAAATACTGCAAAGAAGCTGAGCATTGTACGAGAGGAACAGGATGCTTATGCTCTTAATTCCTACACCAGGAGTAAAGCGGCATGGGAAGCTGGAAGATTTGGAAATGAAGTTGTTCCTGTCACAATTACAGAAAAAG gTAAACCAGATGTAGTGGTAAAGGAAGATGAAGAATATAAACGTGTTGATTTTAGCAAAATTCCAAAGCTgaagacagttttccaaagagaaaatg GAACAGTGACAGCTGCCAATGCCAGCACGCTGAATGATGGAGCAGCCGCTGTGGTTCTGATGACCGCAGATGCAGCCAAGAGGCTCGGTGTTAAACCACTGGCAAGAATAGCAG cATTTGCTGATGCTGCTGTAGAACCTATTGATTTTCCAATTGCACCTGCATATGCCGTTCCTAAG gttcttaaagatgcaggtttgaaaaAAGAAGATATTAGTATGTGGGAAGTAAATGAAGCCTTCAGTCTGGTCGTACTGGCAAACATTAAAATGCTAGAGATTGATCCCCAAAAAGTGAATATCAACGGAGGAGCTGTTTCTCTTGGACATCCGATTGG GATGTCTGGAGCCAGAATCGTTGTCCATTTGGCTCATGCATTGAAGCAGGGAGAATATGGTCTTGCCAGTATCTGCAATGGAGGAGGAGGCGCTTCCGCCATGCTGATCCAGAAACTGTAG